One window of the Thermococcus sp. P6 genome contains the following:
- a CDS encoding nickel-dependent hydrogenase large subunit, whose product MNEKIEYWVKVPVGPIHPALEEPEKFILTLDGERIINVDVKLGYNLRGIEWIGMRRNYIQLLYLAERMCGICSFSHNHTYSRAVEEMAGIEVPERAEYIRVIVGELERIHSHLLNLGVVGHSIGYDTVLHLTWLARERVMDVLELIGGNRVNYSMNMIGGVRRDVEEKHVRAMKDMIEYYRREVLPKVEEVFLYDPTIEARLRDTSVIPKRMAIEYSAQGPTARGSGVKKDVRYNEKLGVYPDLGIKPVTPKEFTGTVKGDVFDRMVVRVGELWQSLELIERALDEMPEGRIKAVPKDNALLFQLKKAEGEGVGRYEAPRGELIHYVLAQKGKDGPVRWKMREPTFPNLFAVARALIGEQVADVPVAIASIDPCLSCTDRVAVIDANTGKKRVLTEKDLLKLSIEKTKETNPEVKGKPEVVGVGCPRGGVL is encoded by the coding sequence ATGAACGAGAAGATTGAATACTGGGTGAAAGTTCCCGTGGGCCCAATTCATCCCGCACTCGAGGAGCCCGAGAAGTTCATCCTGACGCTCGACGGAGAGCGGATAATCAACGTTGACGTGAAGCTCGGCTACAACCTCAGGGGAATAGAATGGATAGGCATGAGAAGGAACTACATTCAGCTGCTCTATCTGGCGGAACGGATGTGCGGGATCTGCTCCTTTTCCCACAACCACACCTACTCGAGGGCAGTGGAGGAGATGGCCGGCATAGAGGTTCCGGAAAGGGCAGAGTACATACGCGTTATCGTGGGCGAGCTCGAGAGGATCCATTCCCACCTCCTGAACCTCGGGGTTGTGGGCCACAGCATAGGCTACGACACGGTCCTCCACCTCACGTGGCTCGCCAGAGAGAGGGTCATGGACGTTCTGGAGTTAATAGGCGGCAACAGGGTCAACTACTCCATGAACATGATAGGCGGCGTCAGGAGGGACGTTGAGGAGAAGCACGTCAGAGCTATGAAAGACATGATCGAGTACTACCGCAGGGAGGTTCTGCCCAAGGTTGAGGAGGTCTTCCTCTACGATCCAACGATCGAGGCGAGACTGAGGGACACGAGCGTTATCCCGAAGAGGATGGCGATTGAGTACAGCGCTCAGGGGCCGACGGCGAGGGGGAGCGGTGTGAAGAAGGACGTTAGGTACAACGAAAAGCTCGGCGTTTACCCCGATCTCGGGATAAAACCGGTAACCCCCAAGGAGTTCACCGGGACCGTAAAGGGAGACGTCTTCGACAGGATGGTGGTTCGTGTCGGGGAGCTGTGGCAGAGCCTCGAACTCATCGAGCGGGCACTGGATGAGATGCCGGAGGGAAGGATAAAGGCCGTTCCCAAGGACAACGCCCTTCTCTTTCAGCTCAAGAAGGCCGAAGGGGAAGGGGTGGGCCGTTACGAGGCCCCGAGGGGCGAGTTAATCCACTACGTCCTGGCCCAGAAAGGCAAAGACGGGCCGGTACGGTGGAAGATGAGGGAGCCAACCTTCCCCAACCTGTTTGCAGTTGCCAGGGCACTGATCGGTGAACAGGTGGCCGACGTTCCGGTTGCGATAGCCTCGATAGATCCCTGCCTGAGCTGTACCGACAGGGTGGCGGTGATAGACGCGAACACCGGGAAGAAAAGGGTCCTCACGGAGAAGGACCTCCTCAAGCTATCGATCGAGAAGACGAAGGAGACAAACCCCGAGGTAAAAGGAAAGCCCGAGGTTGTTGGAGTGGGCTGCCCAAGGGGTGGGGTGCTATGA
- a CDS encoding NADH-quinone oxidoreductase subunit C, with product MNVEEFTGILKEKFPGAEIRVSENREPHPRKRVWVTVDREIFHDAMEFIKKIDPEVQFSVIIARDAGEVLEAKYHLELFWEEGESISLIIGTSAPKDDPKIPTVTDIFPGALAYEREVQEFLGLFFEGIPDPRKLFLPDDWPEGVYPLRLDETGITPEMVKNSGHPYRIERGASK from the coding sequence ATGAACGTTGAAGAATTCACGGGGATTCTAAAAGAGAAGTTCCCCGGGGCGGAAATAAGGGTTAGCGAGAACAGAGAGCCCCATCCGAGGAAGAGGGTGTGGGTCACCGTGGACAGGGAGATTTTCCACGATGCGATGGAATTCATAAAAAAGATCGATCCGGAGGTGCAGTTCTCCGTAATCATCGCCAGGGACGCGGGAGAAGTTCTCGAGGCCAAATACCACCTCGAGCTGTTCTGGGAGGAGGGTGAGAGCATCTCCCTTATAATCGGCACCTCGGCTCCAAAGGACGATCCAAAGATCCCAACCGTCACGGACATCTTCCCGGGAGCGCTGGCCTACGAAAGGGAAGTTCAGGAGTTCCTCGGACTGTTCTTCGAGGGAATACCCGACCCCAGAAAGCTCTTCCTTCCGGACGACTGGCCGGAGGGCGTTTACCCGCTCAGGCTGGACGAGACCGGGATCACGCCGGAGATGGTCAAAAACTCGGGGCATCCCTACAGGATCGAGAGGGGGGCTTCAAAATGA